Proteins encoded together in one Pontibacillus halophilus JSM 076056 = DSM 19796 window:
- a CDS encoding NCS2 family permease codes for MKNYFKFDEFGTSYRTEFIAGLTTFLSMAYILFVNPATLALVGIDTLPDGVTRIDQGAVFTATAVAAAFGCLVMGVFAKYPIALAPGMGLNAFFAYTVVLQREIPWETALAGVLVSGLIFIVLTVTGLREKIINAIPANLKMAVGSGIGVYIAFIGLQSAGIVVNNEATLVGLGDLTQSTTLLAVFGIAVTVILLSLNVKGGIFYGMVLTAIAGIVVGLISPPAFAEIVSAPPSVAPTFGAAISHLGDIFTIEMLVVILTFLFVDFFDTAGTLVAVANQAGLMKENKLPRAGRALFSDSAATVVGAVVGTSTTTSYIESTAGVGAGGRTGFTSVVTAGFFLLALFFSPLLGVVTAQVTAPALIIVGVLMSTSLRNIEWERFEIAVPAFLTILAMPLTYSIATGIAIGFLFYPITHLFKKKANEIHPIMYGLFVIFLLYFIFLV; via the coding sequence ATGAAGAACTATTTTAAATTTGATGAATTCGGAACAAGTTATCGTACAGAATTTATTGCGGGTTTAACCACGTTTCTATCCATGGCGTACATTCTATTTGTGAACCCAGCTACTCTTGCCCTCGTTGGTATTGATACATTGCCAGATGGAGTGACAAGGATTGATCAAGGTGCTGTCTTTACAGCAACGGCAGTAGCAGCTGCATTCGGGTGTTTAGTTATGGGAGTCTTTGCGAAGTATCCGATTGCTTTAGCTCCAGGCATGGGTTTGAATGCATTCTTCGCTTACACCGTTGTCTTACAACGAGAAATTCCTTGGGAAACTGCACTGGCTGGAGTGCTTGTATCAGGACTTATCTTCATCGTGTTAACTGTAACCGGTCTTCGAGAGAAAATTATTAACGCCATCCCAGCAAACTTAAAGATGGCAGTCGGATCTGGAATTGGAGTTTACATTGCCTTTATAGGTCTGCAATCAGCTGGTATTGTGGTGAACAATGAAGCTACGCTCGTAGGGTTAGGAGACTTGACGCAATCGACGACTTTACTAGCTGTATTCGGAATAGCAGTTACCGTCATCCTCTTATCATTGAACGTTAAGGGAGGCATTTTCTATGGAATGGTGCTTACAGCCATTGCTGGTATTGTAGTTGGATTAATTTCTCCGCCTGCGTTTGCAGAGATTGTAAGTGCACCCCCAAGCGTAGCTCCAACTTTTGGTGCTGCAATCTCTCATTTAGGGGATATCTTTACGATTGAGATGCTCGTAGTCATTCTCACGTTTCTATTCGTAGACTTCTTTGATACAGCCGGTACACTTGTCGCAGTAGCAAATCAAGCAGGTTTAATGAAGGAAAACAAATTGCCGCGAGCAGGACGCGCTTTATTCTCAGATTCAGCCGCAACTGTAGTTGGAGCTGTCGTCGGAACGTCTACAACTACCTCTTACATTGAATCAACAGCAGGAGTAGGAGCAGGAGGGAGAACAGGTTTCACGTCAGTCGTTACAGCCGGATTCTTTCTCTTGGCGTTATTCTTCTCACCGCTCTTAGGAGTCGTAACTGCTCAAGTGACTGCGCCAGCGCTTATCATTGTGGGAGTGTTGATGTCTACTTCCTTACGCAATATAGAGTGGGAACGATTCGAAATAGCTGTTCCGGCATTCTTAACGATATTAGCTATGCCGCTTACCTACAGTATTGCAACAGGGATTGCCATAGGTTTTCTATTCTACCCAATTACTCACCTATTTAAGAAGAAAGCGAATGAGATTCATCCTATTATGTATGGATTGTTTGTCATCTTCCTTCTATATTTCATCTTCTTAGTATAA
- the guaA gene encoding glutamine-hydrolyzing GMP synthase produces MILVLDFGSQYNQLITRRIREFGVYSELHSHKLTAQEIQDMNPAGIILSGGPNSVYGDNQISCDPEIFNLNIPILGICYGMQLMAHHFGGGVERSDQREYGKADIHVQNAKALFHELPSEQVVWMSHTDKVVQAPEGFSIDATNESCPVAAMSDEDRGLYAVQFHPEVRHSEYGNDLLRNFVFRVSGAHGDWSMANFVEEQIRLIREQVGERKVLCALSGGVDSSVVAALIHKAIGDQLTCIFVDNGLLRKGEADDVMDTFADGFHMNVIKVDAKERFLSKLNGVSDPEKKRKIIGNEFIYVFNDEAEKMKEVDFLAQGTLYTDIIESGTDTAQTIKSHHNVGGLPEDMTFQLIEPLNTLFKDEVRALGTELGVPDRIVWRQPFPGPGLGIRVLGEITEPKLEIVRESDAILREEIRLADLEKDVWQYFTVLPGIQSVGVMGDARTYDHTIAIRAVTSIDGMTSDWARIPYDVLGKISTRIVNEVPHVNRVVYDVTSKPPATIEWE; encoded by the coding sequence ATGATTCTAGTATTGGACTTTGGAAGTCAGTATAATCAATTGATTACAAGGAGAATCCGGGAGTTTGGGGTGTATAGTGAGCTTCATTCTCACAAGCTTACAGCTCAAGAAATTCAAGACATGAATCCAGCAGGCATCATCTTATCAGGTGGTCCAAATAGTGTATATGGAGACAATCAAATTAGCTGTGATCCTGAAATCTTCAATTTGAATATCCCTATTCTTGGCATTTGCTATGGAATGCAGCTTATGGCACACCATTTCGGAGGTGGAGTCGAGCGCTCAGACCAGCGTGAATATGGGAAAGCGGATATCCATGTCCAAAATGCGAAGGCGTTGTTCCACGAGCTGCCGAGTGAACAAGTTGTCTGGATGAGTCACACCGACAAAGTTGTACAAGCGCCAGAAGGCTTCTCGATTGATGCTACGAACGAATCGTGTCCTGTTGCAGCGATGAGCGATGAAGACCGTGGGCTCTACGCCGTTCAGTTTCATCCAGAAGTAAGACATAGTGAGTATGGAAATGACTTATTACGAAACTTTGTCTTTCGTGTTAGTGGAGCACATGGAGATTGGTCGATGGCCAACTTCGTTGAAGAACAAATTCGACTCATTCGTGAGCAAGTCGGAGAGCGCAAAGTACTTTGTGCATTAAGTGGGGGAGTTGATTCTTCTGTAGTAGCTGCTCTCATCCATAAGGCAATCGGAGATCAATTAACTTGTATCTTCGTTGATAACGGTTTATTACGTAAGGGCGAAGCGGACGATGTGATGGACACGTTCGCAGATGGCTTCCATATGAACGTGATTAAAGTAGATGCGAAGGAGCGATTCCTATCCAAGCTTAATGGTGTATCGGACCCTGAGAAGAAGCGGAAGATTATTGGGAACGAATTTATCTACGTATTTAATGATGAAGCTGAAAAGATGAAAGAAGTAGACTTCCTCGCTCAAGGTACGCTCTATACGGATATTATTGAAAGTGGAACGGACACTGCACAGACGATTAAATCCCACCACAATGTAGGTGGCCTCCCTGAAGATATGACGTTCCAGTTGATTGAACCGCTAAATACACTATTTAAAGATGAAGTGCGCGCTCTTGGAACAGAACTAGGTGTGCCTGACCGGATTGTTTGGAGACAACCTTTCCCTGGACCTGGTCTTGGGATTCGAGTGCTTGGGGAAATTACGGAGCCTAAGCTAGAAATCGTACGAGAATCTGATGCAATCTTGCGAGAGGAAATAAGGCTCGCAGATTTAGAGAAAGATGTATGGCAATACTTCACTGTCCTACCAGGCATTCAATCAGTCGGGGTAATGGGAGATGCAAGAACGTATGACCATACCATTGCCATCCGTGCTGTTACTTCAATCGATGGAATGACGTCAGACTGGGCTCGAATTCCATACGACGTACTAGGAAAGATTTCAACACGAATTGTAAATGAAGTTCCTCATGTAAACCGGGTTGTGTACGATGTGACAAGTAAGCCACCAGCAACGATCGAATGGGAATAA